A section of the Rhodococcus pseudokoreensis genome encodes:
- a CDS encoding WhiB family transcriptional regulator, which produces MVRQVRTTHAGAGEGRGSLRACTDQWDWQLRARCRSLGTETFFGTDSETRGARIRRERRARAICGECPVRERCRDHALRVGESHGVWGGTSAPERARLHRKQRRRNGGS; this is translated from the coding sequence GTGGTGCGACAGGTGAGAACAACACATGCGGGAGCCGGTGAGGGCCGCGGATCCCTCCGCGCGTGCACCGACCAGTGGGACTGGCAACTGCGTGCCCGCTGTCGGTCACTGGGAACCGAGACGTTTTTCGGCACCGACAGCGAAACGAGGGGCGCGCGGATCCGGCGCGAGCGCAGGGCGCGAGCCATCTGCGGGGAATGCCCGGTCCGGGAACGATGCCGTGACCATGCACTCCGCGTCGGCGAGTCGCACGGGGTCTGGGGTGGCACCTCCGCCCCCGAACGGGCCCGCCTACACCGAAAGCAGCGGCGCCGGAACGGCGGGAGCTAG
- a CDS encoding gamma carbonic anhydrase family protein translates to MILAIDSAVPEIGEQSWIAPSAAVIGAATIGCEVGIWYNAVIRADTTTITIGDRTNIQDGCVVHADPGSPATIGSGVSVGHNATLHGCSIGDNVLIGMGATVLNGAEIGRDSLVAAGALIPEKMVVPPRSLVAGVPAKVRRELTEAEVDHIRANADGYLTARRTHAAVHARADAAV, encoded by the coding sequence ATGATTCTGGCAATCGACTCCGCCGTTCCCGAGATCGGTGAACAGTCCTGGATCGCACCGTCCGCAGCCGTGATCGGCGCTGCCACCATCGGTTGCGAGGTCGGTATCTGGTACAACGCCGTCATCCGCGCCGACACCACGACGATCACCATCGGCGACCGTACCAACATCCAAGACGGTTGCGTCGTGCACGCCGATCCCGGGAGCCCGGCCACCATCGGCTCCGGCGTGTCCGTCGGACACAATGCCACCCTCCACGGCTGCAGCATCGGCGACAACGTTCTCATCGGGATGGGCGCGACGGTCCTCAACGGCGCCGAGATCGGCCGCGACAGCCTCGTGGCCGCCGGCGCGCTGATACCCGAGAAGATGGTCGTGCCACCGCGCTCGCTGGTCGCCGGTGTTCCCGCCAAGGTGCGCCGCGAACTCACCGAGGCGGAAGTCGATCACATTCGGGCCAACGCCGACGGATACCTGACCGCGCGGCGGACCCATGCCGCTGTCCACGCCCGGGCCGACGCGGCCGTGTAA
- a CDS encoding acyl-CoA synthetase — translation MSPRATRAVNLAHTLTKTARRLPESTALVSGPVRWSWRELDDAVGALAHLLHERGVRPGQCVLVHSTNHLEYVQTMFAVWRVGAVLAPTNVRVTPADVAGIARTCRPVALVCHRDFPEHASAVTAEIPLPAGILWIGADPTDEDGVAAAGSPIPYTDAPVRVGAPAWYFFTSGTSGAPKAAILTHDQMGFVLTNHLCDLMPALTERDVSLVVAPLSHGAGTHVLPQVAVGAATVLTRSGTLDGSEVWELVERERVSNMFTVPTILKLLAEHPDAGVRDHSSLRHVIYAGAPMYAADQQHARRVLGDVLVQYYGLGEVTGNITVLPPRLHDHPSPDGVEIGTCGYPRTGMQVSIQDETGHELPAGRQGEICVAGPAVFAGYLNNDAADAAAFRDGWFRTGDLGILDDHGFLYVTGRASDMYICGGSNIYPRDIEEKLLEHPDVSEAAVLGMPDPVWGEVGVAICVPVPGACLDPDELRRWLEPRLARYKLPRHFLLWDELPKSGYGKVVKRTIRSQLHARSWPPARPRAVS, via the coding sequence GTGAGCCCGCGTGCGACTCGCGCGGTCAACCTCGCGCACACGTTGACCAAGACCGCACGCCGGTTGCCGGAATCGACCGCACTGGTCAGTGGCCCAGTTCGGTGGAGTTGGCGCGAACTCGACGACGCGGTCGGCGCGCTCGCGCACCTGCTGCACGAGCGCGGGGTGCGTCCCGGACAGTGCGTGCTCGTCCACAGCACCAACCACCTCGAGTATGTCCAGACGATGTTCGCGGTGTGGCGGGTGGGCGCGGTGTTGGCCCCCACCAATGTGCGGGTGACACCGGCCGATGTGGCCGGAATCGCGCGCACCTGCCGGCCGGTCGCGCTGGTGTGCCACCGAGACTTCCCCGAGCATGCGTCCGCGGTGACCGCGGAGATCCCCCTGCCCGCCGGGATCCTGTGGATCGGCGCCGATCCGACGGACGAGGACGGCGTCGCCGCGGCCGGATCACCCATCCCGTACACCGATGCGCCGGTCCGTGTCGGTGCCCCGGCGTGGTACTTCTTCACCTCCGGCACCAGCGGCGCCCCCAAGGCGGCGATCCTCACCCATGACCAGATGGGATTCGTACTGACCAATCACCTCTGTGACCTGATGCCGGCCCTGACCGAGCGGGATGTGTCGCTCGTGGTGGCTCCGCTCTCGCACGGTGCCGGCACCCATGTCCTGCCGCAGGTCGCCGTGGGCGCCGCCACGGTGCTGACCCGGTCGGGCACGCTCGACGGGTCCGAGGTGTGGGAGCTCGTCGAGCGCGAGCGGGTGAGCAACATGTTCACCGTGCCGACCATCTTGAAGCTACTCGCCGAACACCCCGATGCCGGGGTGCGCGACCATTCCAGCCTGCGGCACGTGATCTATGCCGGCGCCCCGATGTATGCCGCGGACCAGCAGCATGCCCGCCGTGTCCTTGGCGACGTTCTCGTCCAGTACTACGGGCTCGGCGAGGTCACCGGAAACATCACCGTCCTACCGCCCCGGCTGCACGACCACCCCAGCCCGGACGGGGTCGAGATCGGCACGTGCGGATATCCCCGCACCGGCATGCAGGTCAGCATTCAGGACGAGACCGGTCACGAACTCCCCGCCGGCCGGCAGGGCGAGATCTGCGTCGCGGGACCGGCGGTGTTCGCCGGATATCTCAACAACGACGCCGCCGACGCCGCCGCATTCCGGGACGGCTGGTTCCGCACCGGCGACCTCGGGATCCTCGACGATCACGGCTTCTTGTACGTGACCGGACGCGCCTCGGACATGTACATCTGCGGGGGCTCGAACATCTACCCGCGCGACATCGAGGAGAAACTGCTCGAGCACCCCGACGTCTCGGAGGCCGCGGTTCTCGGGATGCCCGATCCGGTGTGGGGTGAGGTGGGCGTCGCGATCTGCGTGCCGGTCCCCGGAGCCTGCCTCGACCCGGACGAGTTACGTCGATGGCTCGAACCGCGGCTGGCCCGGTACAAACTGCCCCGGCACTTTCTGCTCTGGGACGAGCTGCCCAAATCCGGCTACGGCAAGGTCGTCAAACGCACGATCCGCAGCCAACTCCACGCCCGCTCGTGGCCTCCCGCGCGGCCCCGGGCGGTCTCGTGA